A genomic region of Xiphophorus couchianus chromosome 18, X_couchianus-1.0, whole genome shotgun sequence contains the following coding sequences:
- the LOC114161757 gene encoding olfactory receptor 52K1-like: MQNVSSQQHFILNGFAELGDLRPVLFVPFLLMFIVALLANSLLVYVVVSQRSLHQPMSILIAGMACVDLCLPVFFVPNMLLSFLFDWKGISLIGCLVQMHFIHFFGTFQSTLLVWMALDRYFAICTPLHYHELMALQRFLKFIVPLVVRNMLLISLFVSLAGKLSFCRNVMNHCFCEHMALVELACGSTAINNLAGLMAIFFIPVFDFFVIAASYVAIFSSVLRSSSSGVKALHTCITHIMVLTFSLTLALIAFLSYRVKSGFPAAVRVFFSTMYLLFPSCFNPIIYGVRTTEIRQHILNTLTHWKRFVQVLPYH; this comes from the coding sequence ATGCAGAACGTCTCTTCACAGCAGCACTTTATCCTGAACGGTTTTGCAGAACTGGGCGACCTGAGGCCGGTCCTCTTCGTCCCGTTCCTCCTCATGTTCATCGTGGCTCTGCTGGCCAACTCCCTGCTGGTTTATGTTGTCGTTTCTCAGAGGAGCCTTCATCAGCCAATGAGCATCCTCATCGCCGGCATGGCTTGTGTTGACCTCTGCCTCCCGGTGTTCTTTGTTCCCAACATGTTGCTCAGCTTCCTGTTTGACTGGAAGGGAatctctctgattggctgcctggtTCAGATGCACTTCATTCACTTCTTTGGAACGTTTCAGTCCACCTTGCTGGTGTGGATGGCTCTGGATCGATACTTTGCCATTTGTACGCCACTCCACTACCATGAACTGATGGCGCTGCAGAGATTCCTGAAGTTTATCGTCCCGCTGGTTGTCAGAAACATGCTGCTCATCTCTCTGTTTGTGAGTTTGGCAGGAAAGCTGTCGTTCTGCAGGAATGTGATGAACCACTGTTTCTGTGAGCACATGGCCTTGGTGGAGCTGGCCTGTGGATCCACCGCCATCAACAACCTGGCTGGACTGATGGCTATTTTCTTCATTCCTGTCTTTGACTTCTTTGTCATCGCTGCTTCTTACGTTGCGATATTCAGCTCTGTGTTGAGGTCCAGCAGCTCCGGTGTGAAAGCACTGCACACCTGCATCACTCACATCATGGTCCTCACCTTCAGTCTGACCTTGGCTCTCATTGCTTTCCTGTCATATCGAGTTAAAAGCGGATTCCCTGCAGCCGTCCGAGTTTTCTTCAGCACCATGTACTTGTTGTTCCCGAGCTGCTTCAACCCGATCATCTACGGCGTCAGAACCACTGAGATCAGGCAGCACATTCTGAACACACTGACGCACTGGAAACGATTCGTCCAGGTCCTTCCCTACCATTAG